The Pseudomonadota bacterium DNA segment TGATATAGGGATGCCACTAAGTTGACTCGGGCCAGTTCTAGCTCTTTTGGCTGCCCCCACAAGGCGATCGTGAACGTCGATAATAAAGGCCCCAAAGAGATCGTTAACGAGGTTCCAGCGCTGCGCTGCTAGCGCGGCTTGGTACGGAACAACTGCGTCCCATTCGAACGGATTCACCGCAACTACGCTGGCTGGCTCTACCCGCCCGTATAAATCTGGACGTACTGTGAGCTTTCCGATCTCAAAGCGACGTGGAGCGCCAGGTTGACCAAGTTTCGCATAAAATAGCCTCTGCCCCTTTTCTGAGAGTACGAACTCTATAAAAGCCTTGGCAAGTTCGGGGTGTGGTGCGTTACGAAGAACAGCGATCCCATCTCCATTAATAGCAGGATAATCGCTGGGAACAACGAAGGCGATCCGATCGGAACCGAAGCGCCTTAGGATCTCGCCACCGTAGGTATCGATAGCGATTCCATACACCATCTCGGCGCTCGCAACCTCTTTACCGATCTGACTCGCACCACCCGAGAAGTTCCTAACGTTTCCAGAGATACGTTGCAGAAGTTGCCACCCATCCCTCCATCCATAACCTTGCAGCACTATCTCGTACATGGCGTGCATACTTCCGCTCTTACGCGGATCTCCAGCACCAACCAGATCGAAATATTCAGGCTTCGCTAGATCGGCCCAAGTTGTTGGTGTTGGCAAACCTAGACGCGCTACAGCGACTTTATTGTACACGATCCCGAAGGTGCTGAGGGCCGCCGAGAACCACTCACCTTTTGGAGAGTAAAGCGGCACGCCAGCAATACCCGGGGGAATAGCCGCAAGGATCTTTGAATCGAGCTTTACTGGCTGCAGGATTTGATCGCGTGCTAGCTCAAGAAATACATCAACCCCACCACTAAAAAGCAGATCAACCCCAACCCGCTTATCATCGCGCTTATACTGCGACCTAAGGTACTTAACGATATCGGAGGTTCCTCCTATATCAAGCCAGCGTAGCCTTACCTCGCGGCCGGTCTTGGCCCGCCACTCCTCTGTAAATGCCCATTCAAACTCACGCTTAATCCCCTCCCAGTGCGAGCTCACCAATACCAGCTCATCCTGCTCGGCTAAGCAGGGCCGACTGGCCAGCAAGGCAGCCGAAAATCCAATAGCCATTATAGAGCGTTTTAGCGCAGACTGAGCAGTCAGGCGCTCCGCAAGAAAGAAAGCGCCGGTCATAACCAACATAACGATAACGCCTAAAGCCGCAGCTACCTCCATACCATCCGGCCTTCCCATCAGGGCATAGATAGCCTTTGAGATCGGATAGAAGCGCTCCTCAAGGGCTAATAACAATCCATCACTCACCTCGATCATGGAGTAGGCGAAGGTTAGGATTGCGCCTACGAAGAGGTGCTTACCTATAAGGGGGAAAACGATCTTGCGCGAGATATGCCACGGGGACGCTCCGACCATAAGTCCAGCATCCTCAAGCGACCTACTCGCCTCCTGCAGTCCGGCACTGGCAGAGCGCACCATCGCCGGCATACGCCGCACGACGTAGGCCGCGATCAGAAGCGGGAATGGATTTATTCGATTGTCTAAGATCGTGCCCGAGAATGCCCCGATATATCCAAAAGCAAAGGCTATCCCTGGCACAGCGAGCGGCACTATCGAGAGCGATTCAAACACAACTCCGGTCACGCCGCCCACCCGAACGATCAGATACGCTGTAAGGAATCCTATTACAACCGTAAGGATACTAGCCGTAAAGCTAAGCCACAGGCTGTTAAATAGGCTACGGCTTGTCATCGGATGCTGCAGCACCTCTATAAAATGGCTGATGGTCCAGCGCCCAGGTAGGACCGACATAAACCACTCATCTGAAAGCGCTATTAGGATCACAGATATCTGCGGTACGATAGCCGCAAATGCGTAGGTAAAAAACGCTATCTGGCATAACACCTCTCGCTTCGGCGAAAGTTTGTGCGCCAAGCGCCCCTCGCGCGAACGCCCATGGTGTGCAAAGGCTCCACTTAGAAGGGATGCCTTAGAGAGAAGAAAGAGCGAGATGCACAGCATGCAGGTAAAGAGGATAAAGGAGTAGCCGACCGGATTCTCATTCACATCGGCTAGCATATTATAGATCTGCACAGAGATGGTCTTGCGGTACTCAAAGATAAGCGGTGTACCGAGGTCGGTAAAGCTTCCGATAAATACGAGCACAGCACCGGCGAACCAACCAGGAAAGGAGAGTGGAACGATAATCTTACGAGCGGTGCGCCAACGTGAGGCGCCTGCCATAAGTGCAGCTTCCTCAAGGGCCTGGTGTGCGTTTTGGAGAGAGGCGCTGATACTAAGGTAGAGGATCGGAACCAGATGAATAGTCTGCAAGACTATCACCCCCAAGACCCCACCGGCCCCTAGCCAGTTTATCGGGCTATCGATGATGCCAAGGTTAAGTAGCAATACGTTCACACTGCCGAAGCGACTAAAGAGCTGCCGAAACCCGAGCGCTCCCACGAAGGGGGGGATAACTAGGGGTAGTAACAGTAGGGAGTGAATCCAACCACTTCCACGGAACCGATAGCGAGCCAAGATAAATGCTAACGGGTAGGCGATAAGGGAGCAGAGCAGGGTGACAACGATAGCCAGGTTTAGGCTGTTAAAGAGCGCCTCTCGGTAGTACTCCGTGCTGATCATCAGCAGAAGAAAGCTCAGGGAGGGCTCACCACCAACAATTACAGCCCGTAAGAGCACATGTGAGAGCGGATACAGCATAAAGAGTATGAGGAACGCCGCAAGAGCCCAGGGATAGAGGCGGTGTTTAGTCATAACTTTATAGGAGCACAATATGTTACTGAAACAAGCATCATATAGATACTGTGGAGTTTTATCCTTTCTTATGGCTACTTGTATAGTGGCTGCCGCCCCCTGCCTAGCTCAAAACAACTTCTCAGGGCAGATGATCGCATCCTCGCCGTGCAGCCTGGAGTCGGACGATTCCACCGAGTGTATGACTGTAATCGTTCCTTTATCTGGCACACTGTCAATCAAATCCAGCTTAGGAAAGTCGCTACGAATCAAGGTCGATAAAGATGGTGTGTTCTCAAAGAGTGTTTCGAGCGGAACCTATGACGTAAAGATTGAGAGACTGAGCCGCAACGGGGAGAATCTCCCCAAGCGTCAATTTAAAACGTCTCCCAGTACCGTTACGGTCACCGACGATGGTCAGCCCCAACTAATCTTGGTCTATAACCGAGCACGCAGCGCCCCCTCCACCAAGATAGGAATCGGCTTCTAGGTAACTTCGCTCACTTTACATCTGATATCAAGGTCGCCTCCGAAGGCTCCCAGCCAATTGAAACCTGATCGCCAGTAGCTAGACCATTACTTCGCCCAGCACCCATGGCACGACCCTTAATGTGCGTGGAGGAGCCCACCAAGAGCTCAAAGTCCTCGTATGAGCCGTGATAGGTGACACGCGTTACCTTAGCCTCAATGCCCCCAATAGAGGCTACTTGGTCCGGCTTATAGATCTGAATCGACTCGGGCCTAACACAGAGCAGTCCAGAGCTAGGCGCACTAGGCAGGGTTGCAATCTGAACCGTAATCCCAACCTCGTCGACAAGCGTTGCGACCCCCAATCCGCGCCCATTCGTTTCGCCGATCGCAACCGCTAACAGATTAGCCTCCCCCAGAAAGCGTGCCGCAAAGGGCGAGCTAGGATGGCGGTAAAGCTCCTGAGGGGTACCGAGCTGCACGAGCTGTCCGGCGTTTAGAATAGCCATACGGGTGGCAAGCGCCAGGGCGTCCTCCTGATCGTGCGTTACATATATAATAGTCAACTTTAGCTCGCGGTGTAGCGCTAGTAGCTCAGCCCGGATCTCGTCTCGTAATCGGGCGTCAAGATTAGAGAGCGGCTCATCCATTAGGATAACCCTTGGCTGTAATGCCAGGGCTCTTGCTAGCGCCACCCGTTGCTGCTGACCGCCTGAGAGCTCGTGCGGATAGCGGTGCTCAAAACCCAGCATACGAACCGCTTCGAGCGCATCATTCATGCGTAATCGTTGCTCATCCTGAGAGAGTCGCTGCACCTCTAGTCCGAATCGAACGTTCTGCGCAACCGTCATGTGCGGCCAGAGCGCATAGTGCTGAAAGACCATCCCGATCCCA contains these protein-coding regions:
- a CDS encoding extracellular solute-binding protein; translation: MTKHRLYPWALAAFLILFMLYPLSHVLLRAVIVGGEPSLSFLLLMISTEYYREALFNSLNLAIVVTLLCSLIAYPLAFILARYRFRGSGWIHSLLLLPLVIPPFVGALGFRQLFSRFGSVNVLLLNLGIIDSPINWLGAGGVLGVIVLQTIHLVPILYLSISASLQNAHQALEEAALMAGASRWRTARKIIVPLSFPGWFAGAVLVFIGSFTDLGTPLIFEYRKTISVQIYNMLADVNENPVGYSFILFTCMLCISLFLLSKASLLSGAFAHHGRSREGRLAHKLSPKREVLCQIAFFTYAFAAIVPQISVILIALSDEWFMSVLPGRWTISHFIEVLQHPMTSRSLFNSLWLSFTASILTVVIGFLTAYLIVRVGGVTGVVFESLSIVPLAVPGIAFAFGYIGAFSGTILDNRINPFPLLIAAYVVRRMPAMVRSASAGLQEASRSLEDAGLMVGASPWHISRKIVFPLIGKHLFVGAILTFAYSMIEVSDGLLLALEERFYPISKAIYALMGRPDGMEVAAALGVIVMLVMTGAFFLAERLTAQSALKRSIMAIGFSAALLASRPCLAEQDELVLVSSHWEGIKREFEWAFTEEWRAKTGREVRLRWLDIGGTSDIVKYLRSQYKRDDKRVGVDLLFSGGVDVFLELARDQILQPVKLDSKILAAIPPGIAGVPLYSPKGEWFSAALSTFGIVYNKVAVARLGLPTPTTWADLAKPEYFDLVGAGDPRKSGSMHAMYEIVLQGYGWRDGWQLLQRISGNVRNFSGGASQIGKEVASAEMVYGIAIDTYGGEILRRFGSDRIAFVVPSDYPAINGDGIAVLRNAPHPELAKAFIEFVLSEKGQRLFYAKLGQPGAPRRFEIGKLTVRPDLYGRVEPASVVAVNPFEWDAVVPYQAALAAQRWNLVNDLFGAFIIDVHDRLVGAAKRARTGPSQLSGIPISEHDAALLMARGSWGDDSKLRSEKLQEWGELARRQGFLEPSTAVTLAWVPSALLGVLLLFGLVRRIRRNAGR
- a CDS encoding ABC transporter ATP-binding protein — encoded protein: MKTISAPLIKSCPIHSIESARLTRYTLHMAALTISKVSKSFGPQSVLSEISLEISSGEFFFILGPSGCGKSTLLRIIAGLERADGGTIAIDGAVVNSVPPQKRGIGMVFQHYALWPHMTVAQNVRFGLEVQRLSQDEQRLRMNDALEAVRMLGFEHRYPHELSGGQQQRVALARALALQPRVILMDEPLSNLDARLRDEIRAELLALHRELKLTIIYVTHDQEDALALATRMAILNAGQLVQLGTPQELYRHPSSPFAARFLGEANLLAVAIGETNGRGLGVATLVDEVGITVQIATLPSAPSSGLLCVRPESIQIYKPDQVASIGGIEAKVTRVTYHGSYEDFELLVGSSTHIKGRAMGAGRSNGLATGDQVSIGWEPSEATLISDVK